In Camelus ferus isolate YT-003-E chromosome 10, BCGSAC_Cfer_1.0, whole genome shotgun sequence, the following proteins share a genomic window:
- the LOC102516052 gene encoding LOW QUALITY PROTEIN: olfactory receptor 51F2 (The sequence of the model RefSeq protein was modified relative to this genomic sequence to represent the inferred CDS: deleted 1 base in 1 codon): MPSFNQSIFYPAVFFLTGIPGFETYHAWISIPFCCLYATAISGNGMILFVIISESSLHEPMYYFLSMLSFMDLGLCLSTLVTMVGIFWFNAREISFDACIGQMFFIHGFTFMESSVLLAMAFDRFIAICNPLRYATILTNSRIIKVGFAVVIRGTVALVPLLLLLKHLSFCQSHVLHHSYCFHPDVMKLSCTDTKINSAFGLAIVISTAALDAILILLSYVLIIHAVLSIASPEHRKKAFGTCVSHISAVAIFYIPMISLSLVHRFGKNAPPLVHTLIANVYLLIPPVMNPIIYSVKTKQIRNTMLKIFLSKLI; encoded by the exons ATGCCATCCTTCAACCAGAGCATTTTCTACCCTGCAGTCTTCTTTCTTACTGGCATCCCTGGTTTTGAAACTTACCACGCCTGGATCTCCATCCCATTCTGTTGTCTCTAT GCCACTGCCATCTCAGGGAATGGCATGATTTTGTTTGTCATCATCAGTGAGTCGAGCCTTCATGAACCCATGTACTATTTCCTTTCCATGCTGTCCTTCATGGACCTAGGGCTGTGCCTTTCCACATTGGTCACTATGGTGGGTATTTTCTGGTTCAATGCTCGAGAAATCAGCTTTGATGCCTGCATTGGTCAAATGTTCTTTATTCATGGTTTCACATTCATGGAGTCCTCAGTGCTCCTGGCAATGGCCTTTGACCGCTTCATTGCCATCTGTAACCCACTGAGATATGCCACAATCTTAACCAATTCAAGGATCATCAAAGTGGGCTTTGCAGTCGTTATTAGGGGGACAGTAGCTCTTGTGCCTTTACTCCTGCTCCTTAAGCATCTGTCCTTCTGCCAAAGTCATGTTCTGCACCATTCATACTGTTTCCACCCTGATGTGATGAAGCTTTCATGCACAGACACCAAGATCAACAGTGCATTTGGTCTGGCCATTGTCATCTCTACTGCTGCCTTGGATGCCATCTTGATTCTCCTCTCCTATGTTCTGATCATCCACGCTGTGCTCAGCATTGCCTCCCCAGAACATCGGAAAAAGGCCTTTGGTACCTGTGTCTCACACATAAGTGCTGTTGCCATCTTCTACATCCCCATGATCAGCTTGTCACTGGTGCACAGATTTGGGAAGAATGCCCCTCCCCTTGTGCATACTCTCATTGCCAATGTTTATCTTCTCATCCCTCCTGTAATGAATCCCATAATCTACAGTGTGAAGACAAAGCAAATTCGTAATACCATGCTCAAAATATTCCTTTCTAAGCTAATTTAG
- the LOC102512793 gene encoding olfactory receptor 51F2: MSNFQNTSSSSIIFLLTGVPGLEAFHTWISAPFCFLYVIALSGNSLILYAIVTQPSLHEPMYYFLSMLSTTDLGLSVSTLVTMLGIFWFNAREISFNACLSQMFFIQLFTVMESSVLLAMAFDRFVAISNPLRYATILTDSRITQIGVAVVIRGTLTLTPVVALLTRLSFCRSHVLHHSYCFHPDVMKLSCTDTRINNAVGLTAMISTVGVDSIFIIVSYLLITKIVLSIASPEERKKGFSTCISHIGAVAVFYIPLISLSFVHRFGKRVPAYVHTMIANTYLLIPPVMNPIIYSVKTKQIRKAVIKILHSKDT, translated from the coding sequence ATGTCAAACTTCCAGAATACCTCATCCTCATCCATTATTTTCCTGCTGACTGGTGTTCCTGGGCTGGAAGCCTTCCACACCTGGATCTCTGCTCCCTTCTGCTTTCTCTATGTAATCGCTCTCTCAGGAAACAGCCTGATTCTCTATGCCATTGTCACCCAGCCCAGCCTTCATGAACCTATGTATTATTTCCTCTCCATGCTGTCCACCACTGACCTTGGCTTGTCCGTATCCACTCTGGTCACCATGTTGGGGATATTCTGGTTCAATGCCAGGGAGATCAGCTTTAATGCCTGCTTGTCACAGATGTTTTTTATTCAACTCTTCACTGTCATGGAATCGTCAGTGCTGTTGGCCATGGCCTTTGATCGATTTGTGGCCATCTCTAATCCCCTCAGGTATGCCACCATTTTAACTGACTCCAGAATAACTCAAATTGGAGTGGCAGTTGTCATCAGGGGGACACTAACACTGACACCAGTGGTAGCACTTCTTACAAGACTGTCCTTCTGCCGCAGCCACGTACTCCACCACTCCTACTGCTTCCACCCCGATGTGATGAAGCTCTCGTGCACAGACACCAGGATCAACAATGCAGTCGGGTTGACAGCCATGATCTCTACCGTTGGTGTGGACTCAATCTTCATTATTGTTTCTTATCTTTTGATTACTAAGATTGTCCTCAGCATCGCATCcccagaagagaggaagaagggctTCAGCACGTGCATCTCCCATATTGGGGCTGTTGCTGTTTTCTATATTCCATTGATCAGTCTGTCCTTTGTTCACAGATTTGGGAAACGAGTCCCAGCCTACGTACATACTATGATTGCTAACACTTACCTGCTGATCCCCCCTGTAATGAACCCCATCATCTACAGTGTGAAGACCAAACAGATACGCAAAGCTGTGATAAAAATTCTCCATTCCAAAGACACGTAG